The proteins below are encoded in one region of Planctopirus limnophila DSM 3776:
- a CDS encoding nucleoside hydrolase: protein MGFNQREIRVLLRRLVCFTVLPCMWLFTITNRAVAAEIEPIPVILDTDMGNDIDDVFAMGILHALHSRGECKIVATTVSKNHPLSGPFCDVLNTFYGRADIPIGVLQTGTTSGDGPYLAQVMKPLANGSPAFAHRLQTSNDAPNAVAVLRRGLAGLQDASAVVVAIGPLTNIRDLLESRPDEHSPLHGRELVAAKVRLLVVMAGDFSKPKAEFNIFSDSIAAAKVFNDWPGDVVACPFEMGEWMHYPEMSLEKDFRVPERHPLLVADLATFGGKRNGFMAWDLVAVLHAVRPDRDYFNMSKPGKIDLDSENVTRLKEDNEGKHRYLIPRGGPERVREAITSLASQPPSIP, encoded by the coding sequence ATGGGATTTAACCAAAGGGAGATTCGTGTGCTATTGAGACGACTCGTATGTTTCACTGTCCTGCCGTGCATGTGGTTATTCACCATCACCAACAGGGCCGTTGCGGCCGAGATTGAGCCCATTCCTGTCATTCTGGACACGGACATGGGCAACGATATTGATGATGTATTTGCGATGGGTATCCTGCACGCCCTCCACAGTCGCGGCGAATGCAAGATTGTCGCCACTACCGTAAGCAAAAACCATCCCCTTTCAGGTCCCTTCTGCGACGTCTTGAATACGTTTTACGGACGAGCAGATATTCCTATCGGGGTGTTGCAAACCGGCACAACCAGTGGTGACGGCCCCTATCTCGCCCAAGTTATGAAACCACTTGCCAATGGTTCGCCCGCATTCGCACATCGCCTGCAAACGTCGAATGACGCGCCGAATGCTGTTGCTGTCCTGCGGAGAGGATTGGCAGGCCTACAAGATGCCTCTGCTGTCGTTGTTGCGATTGGCCCTTTGACGAACATTCGCGACCTGCTCGAATCGCGACCGGATGAACACAGTCCTCTTCATGGCCGGGAACTTGTGGCTGCAAAGGTTCGGTTGCTTGTCGTCATGGCTGGAGACTTCAGCAAGCCTAAAGCGGAATTCAATATTTTTAGCGATTCAATCGCTGCCGCGAAAGTCTTCAACGACTGGCCTGGCGACGTTGTGGCGTGCCCATTTGAAATGGGTGAATGGATGCATTACCCGGAAATGAGCCTGGAAAAGGATTTTCGAGTTCCGGAGCGCCATCCCTTGCTTGTTGCCGACCTGGCAACCTTTGGTGGAAAGCGCAATGGTTTCATGGCTTGGGATCTCGTGGCTGTCCTGCACGCGGTCCGACCTGATCGCGACTACTTCAATATGTCCAAGCCGGGCAAGATTGATCTGGATTCGGAAAACGTCACACGCCTGAAGGAAGACAACGAAGGCAAGCATCGATATCTGATCCCTCGAGGCGGGCCCGAGCGTGTGCGTGAAGCAATCACAAGCCTGGCGAGTCAACCACCCTCAATTCCATGA
- a CDS encoding SpoIIE family protein phosphatase — MASLKVIKGPVVGQIVELREPRMILGRHATSQIVLDHQSVSRHHAQILREHGQYRVEDLRSLNGTHVNHELIPGPRELRDGDLLRICDFVFEFQAGPLTRRMRPRDLGSRSADGEQGGLSSVSNESIDLTESGRSKIARSESGKNSAKPAGRQTIPETSDEPFAGMGGEDGSSSIISTLDAATGHGIRINVRPEVKLKSILEIASALGGMLDIEDVLPAVLRALFRIFPQAEYGFFLLRSDDEAEGSPAWDHNPAERLAIRATWSRMGDQQEFVPVSMTIINKALETGQAILSADASEDGRFQRSESLASMKIRSVMCVPLMRSNTQTLGVIQLSTLDLMQPFGDEDLELLVSVSKPVTLALENAAMHEAVVRQREMDRELQFAAQVQLGFLPSSKPTLRGWRFADFYEAARKVGGDYFDYIPQPPKSGCDELAVAIADVAGKGVPAALLMARLYAATRYRVIAEANWPDVMRALNGEMSAGGLGHRFVTMLMVIIRPESGTGKVVNAGHLLPLIRRKSGEVELLGLKASGMPLGLAPLETIYNELEFHLEPGEMIVIYTDGVTEAMNAEEEMFGRDRIVAMLKEQEWKAEEFVANLVERIEAFADDRSQRDDLCIVAMQYAPEMTDTGV, encoded by the coding sequence GTGGCCAGTCTGAAGGTCATTAAAGGGCCGGTTGTTGGTCAGATCGTCGAGTTGCGTGAGCCTCGCATGATTCTGGGTCGGCACGCGACAAGCCAGATCGTGCTGGATCACCAATCGGTCAGCCGGCATCACGCACAGATCTTGCGAGAGCATGGCCAATATCGGGTTGAAGATCTTCGTAGTCTGAATGGAACGCACGTCAATCATGAATTGATCCCCGGCCCGCGCGAGTTACGGGATGGTGATCTTCTGCGCATCTGTGACTTCGTCTTCGAATTTCAGGCAGGCCCGTTAACACGCCGGATGAGGCCGCGAGATTTGGGCAGCCGGTCTGCTGATGGAGAGCAGGGCGGGTTATCTTCTGTTTCGAATGAATCGATCGACCTGACAGAATCTGGTCGCTCGAAGATCGCCAGGTCGGAAAGCGGCAAAAATTCCGCCAAGCCTGCCGGGCGGCAGACGATTCCCGAGACCAGCGATGAACCTTTCGCAGGCATGGGCGGCGAAGATGGCAGTTCGTCGATTATTTCGACGTTAGATGCAGCCACAGGGCATGGCATTCGAATTAACGTCCGACCGGAAGTGAAGCTCAAGTCGATTCTGGAAATTGCATCGGCATTGGGCGGCATGCTCGATATCGAGGATGTTCTGCCGGCTGTACTGAGAGCGTTATTTCGCATTTTCCCGCAAGCCGAGTATGGCTTCTTCCTCTTGCGAAGTGACGACGAAGCCGAGGGGAGTCCTGCATGGGATCACAATCCTGCAGAGCGGCTGGCCATCCGCGCAACGTGGTCGCGAATGGGAGATCAGCAGGAATTCGTGCCAGTGAGCATGACCATCATCAACAAGGCCCTGGAAACCGGGCAGGCCATACTTTCGGCTGATGCTTCGGAAGATGGAAGATTTCAGCGGAGTGAATCGCTGGCCTCGATGAAAATTCGCTCCGTGATGTGCGTGCCATTGATGCGAAGTAACACTCAGACTTTAGGCGTGATTCAATTAAGCACGCTGGATCTCATGCAGCCATTTGGCGATGAAGATCTGGAATTGCTGGTGAGCGTCAGTAAGCCCGTCACGCTAGCGCTGGAAAATGCCGCGATGCATGAGGCCGTGGTGCGCCAGCGGGAGATGGATCGCGAGCTGCAGTTTGCGGCACAGGTACAACTCGGATTTCTGCCCTCATCGAAGCCCACCCTGCGTGGCTGGAGATTCGCCGATTTTTATGAAGCAGCCCGTAAAGTCGGGGGCGATTACTTTGACTATATACCACAGCCACCAAAGTCGGGTTGTGATGAACTCGCTGTTGCGATTGCGGATGTCGCGGGGAAAGGAGTACCCGCTGCATTACTCATGGCAAGACTTTATGCAGCGACCCGCTACCGGGTGATCGCAGAAGCGAACTGGCCGGATGTGATGCGGGCACTCAATGGAGAAATGAGTGCCGGTGGCCTGGGGCATCGCTTTGTGACGATGCTGATGGTGATTATCCGCCCTGAAAGCGGTACGGGAAAGGTGGTGAATGCCGGTCATTTACTACCGCTGATTCGTCGGAAGTCGGGCGAGGTCGAACTATTGGGACTGAAGGCTTCGGGAATGCCTTTGGGGTTAGCACCTCTCGAAACGATTTATAACGAACTCGAGTTCCACCTAGAACCCGGCGAAATGATCGTGATCTATACCGATGGCGTGACCGAAGCTATGAATGCCGAAGAAGAGATGTTCGGTCGCGATCGCATTGTGGCCATGCTCAAAGAGCAGGAATGGAAAGCCGAAGAGTTTGTAGCCAATCTGGTCGAAAGGATTGAGGCCTTCGCCGATGATCGATCGCAACGCGATGATCTGTGCATCGTCGCCATGCAGTATGCTCCTGAGATGACGGATACAGGAGTTTGA
- a CDS encoding DUF5662 family protein — protein MTTSEPTLEMVAFYERRTQEHIDRVRRCLNVMASLTEYAAELIERARIHDASKYGTEERIPYIWLTEFHRCRRIGEPFSYPDGMEERVRSAIHHHVTTNRHHPDFHTDPNDMTDVDLIEMVCDWTAMSLEFGEDKGSARGWADKTIGNHLYLSESKRQFVYAMIDLLDSSLESDA, from the coding sequence ATGACAACATCTGAACCAACTCTAGAAATGGTCGCCTTCTACGAGCGGCGAACCCAGGAGCACATCGATCGTGTCCGTCGATGCCTGAATGTGATGGCATCTTTAACCGAATACGCCGCTGAACTCATTGAGCGTGCACGCATTCATGACGCGTCAAAATACGGAACCGAAGAACGGATACCGTACATCTGGCTCACCGAATTCCATCGCTGCCGCCGCATTGGCGAACCATTCTCATACCCTGACGGAATGGAAGAACGTGTTCGATCGGCAATCCATCACCACGTGACGACGAACCGCCATCACCCCGATTTTCATACTGACCCGAACGACATGACCGATGTCGACCTGATCGAAATGGTCTGCGATTGGACAGCGATGTCGCTGGAGTTCGGGGAAGACAAAGGTAGTGCGCGCGGATGGGCGGACAAGACCATCGGTAATCATTTATACTTAAGCGAGTCCAAACGCCAGTTCGTCTACGCTATGATCGACCTACTGGACTCCAGCCTCGAATCGGATGCGTAG
- a CDS encoding SRPBCC domain-containing protein, with protein sequence MQDSRTLSTARVLPYSPEAIFSAFASAPVLASWWGPDGFTNTFDAFDFTVGGKWIFTMHGPDGTNYANTSYFEALEPGKLVVIRHDCPPYFTLTVRLSKVDGGTNLTWDQTFDDAATAQAVKARVGTANEENLNRLTLALGQGTQ encoded by the coding sequence ATGCAAGACTCACGAACCCTTTCCACCGCACGAGTGCTGCCCTATTCACCGGAGGCGATCTTCTCGGCATTTGCATCGGCGCCGGTGCTGGCATCGTGGTGGGGGCCCGATGGATTTACAAACACGTTCGACGCCTTTGACTTCACCGTGGGTGGCAAGTGGATCTTTACCATGCATGGGCCGGATGGTACCAACTACGCCAATACGAGCTACTTCGAGGCACTTGAGCCGGGCAAACTTGTTGTCATTCGGCATGACTGTCCGCCCTACTTCACACTCACAGTGCGCCTGTCGAAAGTCGATGGAGGCACGAACCTGACATGGGATCAAACCTTTGATGACGCAGCGACAGCTCAAGCCGTCAAAGCCAGAGTGGGAACCGCGAACGAAGAGAACCTAAACCGACTCACTCTCGCACTTGGCCAGGGAACCCAATGA
- a CDS encoding DUF1501 domain-containing protein, translating to MTESTFLAQQLAYQTRRYFLGQTGLSLGSMALATQLGGFPRAAYAADASNAAGGVPAGMVVNPMSPRQPHHQASAQRVIYIHLTGSPPHLDLYDYKPELVKRTGQECPDEYLKGKTFAFTSGTPKLLGTPRQFAQYGEGGVWLSDALPHLQTVADELCMLKAVTTDQFNHAPAELLLLTGSPRAGRPSLGSWVTYGLGSESENLPGFVVLISSGVQPNGGKSSFGSGFLPSVFQGVQCRSKGDPVLYVSDPAGMDRQLRRQTLDTLRDLNQLQALEGGHPETLTRIAQYELAFRMQASVPEVMDISKEPADVIEAYGAKPGESSLANNCLLARRLVEQGVRFVQLFDWGWDFHGTGPGEDIRDGLTNKCRSMDKPIAALLKDLRQRGMLDDTLVICGGEFGRTPFREGRTSGGGILGRDHYPDCFTMWMAGGGVKRSFSYGASDDLGFRVAENKMHIHDVQATIMHLLGFDHTKLVHRFQGRDYRLTDVHGEVIHPILA from the coding sequence TATTTTCTCGGGCAAACGGGCCTTTCATTGGGAAGCATGGCGTTGGCCACACAACTGGGAGGTTTTCCTCGGGCGGCGTACGCTGCGGATGCCAGCAATGCTGCTGGCGGAGTCCCTGCCGGGATGGTTGTGAATCCGATGTCACCCAGACAGCCGCATCATCAGGCCAGTGCCCAGCGAGTCATTTACATTCACCTGACCGGTTCACCTCCTCATCTTGATCTCTACGACTACAAGCCCGAGCTGGTCAAACGGACGGGGCAGGAATGTCCCGATGAATATCTGAAAGGTAAGACATTCGCCTTCACCTCGGGCACTCCCAAACTCCTCGGGACACCACGCCAGTTTGCTCAGTATGGCGAAGGAGGCGTCTGGCTGTCCGATGCGTTGCCTCACCTGCAGACAGTGGCCGATGAGCTGTGCATGCTCAAAGCCGTAACGACCGATCAGTTCAATCATGCTCCAGCCGAACTCTTGTTGCTGACCGGGTCGCCGCGTGCGGGCCGGCCTTCGCTCGGTTCTTGGGTCACCTACGGATTAGGATCGGAAAGTGAAAATCTGCCTGGGTTTGTGGTGCTGATTTCCAGTGGTGTGCAGCCCAATGGTGGCAAGAGCAGTTTTGGCAGCGGGTTTTTACCTTCGGTCTTTCAGGGAGTGCAGTGCCGGTCCAAAGGCGATCCTGTCCTCTATGTTTCCGATCCGGCAGGGATGGATCGCCAGCTTCGCCGGCAGACACTCGATACGCTGCGCGATCTGAATCAGTTGCAGGCCCTCGAAGGAGGTCATCCCGAGACATTAACACGCATTGCGCAGTATGAACTGGCCTTCCGCATGCAGGCCTCAGTCCCCGAGGTGATGGATATCTCTAAAGAACCCGCCGATGTCATTGAGGCCTATGGCGCCAAACCCGGCGAATCCTCGCTGGCCAATAATTGTCTGCTGGCCCGCCGCCTCGTCGAGCAGGGAGTCCGTTTTGTGCAGCTCTTCGACTGGGGTTGGGATTTCCACGGCACAGGCCCCGGCGAAGATATTCGTGATGGGCTCACCAACAAATGCCGCTCGATGGATAAGCCGATAGCCGCTCTGCTGAAGGATCTTCGTCAGCGGGGCATGCTGGATGACACACTGGTCATTTGCGGCGGCGAATTTGGTCGAACACCTTTCCGCGAAGGACGAACTTCGGGCGGTGGCATCCTGGGCCGCGATCATTATCCCGATTGCTTCACCATGTGGATGGCAGGTGGTGGCGTAAAGCGCAGCTTCTCGTATGGAGCCTCCGACGATCTGGGCTTCCGCGTGGCGGAAAACAAAATGCACATTCACGACGTGCAGGCAACCATCATGCACCTGCTCGGCTTTGACCATACGAAACTGGTTCATCGCTTCCAGGGTCGTGATTACCGCCTGACCGATGTCCATGGCGAAGTCATCCACCCCATCCTCGCCTGA
- a CDS encoding phosphatase PAP2 family protein, with translation MSESVAREVLASASGPRGSSPGKKIWQQRLALLAALVAGAMLAFQWDLPVARWVHAHRAPGIVREFFEAAEYYGHAVGTLLIIVTVGVLDPAKKRLLPWLLAASLGAGLTADVAKQLIERQRPRELDLANVEITTTITSILPFLEGKVASHSFPSGHTATAFGLTVALSTLYRRGKTWFVILACLVGVQRVQSLSHFPSDVLAGAAIGLLVGWLIADWKLKDAY, from the coding sequence TTGAGTGAAAGTGTTGCCAGGGAAGTTCTCGCCTCGGCGTCAGGGCCACGGGGATCATCGCCAGGCAAAAAAATCTGGCAGCAGCGATTGGCACTGCTGGCGGCCCTGGTGGCGGGTGCGATGCTCGCTTTTCAGTGGGATTTGCCGGTGGCGAGGTGGGTGCATGCGCACCGGGCACCGGGGATCGTCCGCGAGTTTTTTGAAGCAGCCGAGTATTATGGCCATGCGGTTGGGACGCTGCTGATTATTGTGACGGTGGGTGTTCTGGATCCTGCGAAGAAGCGGCTGTTGCCCTGGTTATTGGCTGCATCGCTGGGAGCGGGGCTGACTGCTGATGTCGCCAAGCAGTTGATCGAACGGCAAAGACCGCGCGAGCTGGATTTGGCGAACGTCGAAATCACGACAACCATCACCTCGATACTCCCATTTCTGGAGGGAAAAGTGGCCAGCCACAGCTTTCCTTCCGGACATACTGCGACAGCTTTCGGGCTGACTGTCGCACTTTCGACGTTGTATCGTCGAGGAAAAACCTGGTTTGTAATTCTGGCATGCCTCGTGGGAGTGCAGCGAGTGCAATCGCTTTCTCACTTTCCCAGTGATGTGCTGGCCGGGGCGGCCATCGGTCTTTTAGTGGGCTGGCTGATTGCCGACTGGAAGTTGAAAGACGCTTATTGA
- a CDS encoding metallophosphoesterase yields MRIGRYLNSKVSWRQPGDFGRYVAEVEASGLKRHLAIGDIHGCYDALRKLCDFVELGPEDTIITLGDYPNPGPDTNAVLDWLIYLQSAYDIRPLRGNHDIMMLNAREDDSSYRKWIDVGGDKTLQSYAPFDGDTGSLSDIPESHWDFLENNLLSYFETETHFFVHANAYPEISLADQPDFMLYWEPYDNPPKHESGKIMVCGHTSQKSGLPIANSNAVCIDTWAHGGGWLSCLHVESGMIWQSNQHGETRRLWLDELRCDDAE; encoded by the coding sequence TTGCGGATCGGGCGTTACCTGAACTCAAAAGTCTCTTGGCGGCAACCGGGTGATTTTGGTCGTTATGTAGCTGAAGTCGAGGCATCCGGATTGAAACGTCATCTCGCAATCGGCGACATTCATGGCTGCTATGACGCGTTGCGAAAACTCTGCGATTTCGTCGAGCTTGGACCTGAAGACACGATCATTACTCTTGGGGACTATCCAAATCCCGGCCCCGACACAAATGCCGTTCTGGATTGGCTTATCTATCTCCAGTCTGCTTACGATATTCGGCCACTGCGCGGCAACCATGACATCATGATGTTGAACGCTCGTGAAGACGATTCCAGCTACCGCAAATGGATTGATGTCGGCGGTGACAAAACTCTTCAATCGTACGCGCCTTTTGATGGCGACACCGGCTCACTCAGTGACATACCCGAGTCGCACTGGGACTTTCTCGAAAATAACCTGCTCTCCTACTTTGAAACAGAAACGCACTTTTTTGTTCATGCCAATGCGTACCCGGAGATATCGCTAGCCGATCAACCTGATTTTATGTTGTACTGGGAACCGTACGATAATCCACCGAAACACGAATCAGGCAAAATCATGGTCTGCGGTCACACGTCTCAGAAGTCTGGGTTACCGATAGCAAATTCAAATGCCGTTTGTATTGACACATGGGCCCATGGCGGCGGATGGCTATCTTGTTTGCACGTGGAATCGGGTATGATCTGGCAATCCAATCAACACGGTGAGACACGTCGTCTCTGGCTGGATGAACTTCGCTGCGATGATGCAGAATAA